The proteins below are encoded in one region of Ostrinia nubilalis chromosome 3, ilOstNubi1.1, whole genome shotgun sequence:
- the LOC135088132 gene encoding uncharacterized protein LOC135088132 — protein sequence MASYVTCYCVFLCLLGSTFGRIAFTNLNISIEITRSDQTGQPKSVISINSTEGARLIQDIENEIDLEVNLNPNPTPRNTETSSEADVKDNGPSTPKLNEDNGTALILTPYIEEGRIVDGRKAAEVDPGVFLGVKSYSGFLTVNKTYDSNTFFWYFPVPDKPVNETPWIVWLQGGPGVSSLTGLFSEIGPFTIKDQRYLKRNPHTWLRNHSLVFIDNPVGTGYSFTQHKDGFAKDMETYSKHLYNALRQFLELFPEQRAAPLVIAGESYAGKYVPALAMEVHRHKNFPGGDINLRGLMLGNAYMEPSMLAEITRPYYNFGLLDKEQIQEAQPLIDAFRQDIEAGRSIAAKQKWMAIASMLIEMSSLPHAYNFLQDTPLFAGDYSEFLLKSVIKRALHVGDIDFSLINVTANMALAPEFLSNTRPMLETLLNHYDVMAYCGQLDQMLSCAVAGEHYRKWRWDRRAEFLNATRYPLRFKGKLAGYYKSGGRFTEVVVRGAGHMAAKDAPAPMQWLATQWTHARPLPRSSRVSAIAWQEYVDRESRPSVVSGVFTLLCIMRQAVAAVILFGSMTIALILPNTPPLILTPYILQNQSDLARNLSKVNPELFLNVSSYSGFLTVDKKYDSNLFFWYFPVPDKPLNATPWIVWLQGGPGVTSLAGLFVEMGPFMYENDGLKLRKSAWTQEYSMLFIDNPVGAGYSFTNGFDGLVQNMDECSNHLYRALQQFLLLFPELRSAPLYVAGESYAGHYVPALAHRILHPPALPDLPLRDTTINLQGVMMGNPIIDRRDEVNLTSVYYQWGLIDPQGVLAVKPLQEKYAKAIQDGDYIKATETRNTLLDKIEIGTGQKQSYNVLKDYIDVLNFQVFVTSPPVRAALHVGNANFDFRHGSANTMLRQDFLVSLTAKVEKLLEHYRILIYCGQLDLTAPCVMNAEARRQHWRWSGRQAFLNAPRTPWSHNGTVAGYVKSGGNFTEVLVRGAGHLVPMDKPFETLELISSFVEGRQLPLIPVLNYIQLDTPPLEEDTIYNKVYNSKGLVASIVLNVFFVVIIALGVVYVIRWRRRHNNYLNAMIDNSSLSDGILTME from the exons ATGGCCAGTTACGTGACATGTTACTGTGTATTTTTGTGTCTTTTAGGAAG TACCTTTGGGCGGATTGCTTTTACAAACTTGAACATATCAATTGAAATTACTAGAAGTGATCAGACTGGCCAGCCCAAATCTGTAATTTCGATAAATTCTACCGAAGGAGCCCGCcttatacaagatattgaaaatgAAATAGATTTGGAAGTGAATTTAAATCCAAATCCTACTCCTCGTAATACCGAAACCTCTTCTGAAGCCGACGTAAAGGATAATGGGCCTTCTACCCCTAAACTCAATGAAGATAACGGAACAGCTTTGATATTGACACCGTACATTGAAGAAGGTCGCATTGTTGATGGGCGTAAGGCGGCCGAAGTGGACCCTGGAGTGTTTCTCGGAGTCAAGAGCTACTCGGGATTTCTCACGGTCAACAAGACGTACGATTCGAACACATTTTTTTGGTACTTCCCTGTACCAGATAAGCCTGTGAACGAAACGCCATGGATCGTGTGGCTGCAGGGAGGGCCGGGTGTGTCGAGCTTGACAGGCCTTTTTAGTGAAATCGGACCATTCACAATCAAAGATCAAAGATATCTGAAAC GTAACCCTCATACGTGGCTTCGGAACCACTCGTTGGTGTTCATCGACAACCCGGTCGGGACCGGCTACAGCTTCACGCAACATAAGGATGGCTTTGCCAAAGATATGGAAACG TACTCAAAGCACCTGTACAACGCGTTGCGGCAGTTCCTGGAACTGTTCCCGGAGCAGCGAGCAGCGCCGCTCGTCATCGCGGGCGAGTCGTACGCCGGCAAGTACGTGCCGGCGCTGGCGATGGAGGTCCACCGGCACAAGAACTTCCCCGGAGGAGACATCAATCTCAGG GGTCTGATGCTTGGCAACGCGTACATGGAGCCCAGCATGCTCGCGGAGATCACCAGGCCCTACTACAACTTCGGGCTCTTGGACAAGGAGCAGATACAGGAGGCACAGCCGCTGATCGACGCTTTCCGCCAGGACATAGAGGCAGGCAGAAGTATTGCAGCGAAACAG AAGTGGATGGCTATAGCCTCCATGTTAATAGAGATGTCAAGTCTGCCTCATGCATACAACTTTCTTCAAGACACGCCGCTTTTTGCTGGCGATTATTCGGAGTTTTTATTGAAGTCCGTGATAAAAAGGGCGCTTCACGTGGGAGATATTGATTTCTCATTAATAAATGTGACTGCGAACATGGCTCTAGCACCGGAATTCCTGTCGAATACCAGACCGATGCTCGAGACGCTTCTCAATCACTACGACGTTATGGCGTATTG TGGTCAGCTGGATCAGATGCTGTCATGCGCAGTGGCAGGGGAGCACTACCGCAAATGGCGATGGGACCGCAGGGCCGAGTTCCTTAACGCAACCCGGTATCCACTGCGTTTCAAAGGGAAGCTGGCTGG GTATTACAAAAGCGGCGGCCGCTTCACCGAGGTGGTGGTTCGCGGCGCGGGACACATGGCGGCGAAGGATGCGCCCGCGCCGATGCAGTGGCTCGCGACGCAGTGGACGCACGCCCGGCCCCTGCCGCGCTCTAGCCGCGTGAGCGCTATAGCTTGGCAGGAGTACGTCGACA GAGAGAGTCGTCCATCAGTAGTCAGTGGTGTGTTTACATTGTTGTGCATAATGAGGCAGGCTGTTGCAGCAGTAATACTTTTTGG GTCTATGACAATTGCGTTAATTCTACCAAATACACCGCCCCTGATCCTCACCCCTTACATCCTGCAGAACCAAAGCGACTTAGCGAGGAACTTGTCAAAAGTAAATCCAGAACTCTTTCTGAATGTGTCGAGTTACTCCGGTTTTCTTACGGTTGACAAAAAATACGACTCCAACCTGTTCTTCTGGTACTTCCCTGTACCTGACAAACCCCTGAACGCAACTCCATGGATCGTCTGGCTGCAGGGCGGGCCAGGAGTCACGAGCCTGGCCGGCCTCTTCGTAGAAATGGGTCCGTTTATGTACGAAAATGATGGATTGAAAT TGCGCAAGTCAGCGTGGACCCAGGAGTACTCCATGCTGTTCATCGACAACCCGGTGGGTGCCGGCTACAGCTTCACCAACGGCTTCGATGGCTTAGTTCAAAACATGGAcgaa TGCTCGAACCACCTGTACAGAGCCCTGCAGCAGTTCCTGTTATTGTTCCCCGAGCTCCGTTCCGCGCCGCTGTACGTGGCGGGCGAGTCCTACGCCGGCCATTACGTGCCTGCGCTCGCGCACAGAATATTACACCCGCCAGCCCTGCCTGATCTACCACTACGGGATACGACTATTAACTTGCAG GGCGTAATGATGGGCAATCCTATAATAGATCGTAGAGACGAAGTGAACCTGACCTCGGTATATTACCAGTGGGGCCTCATTGACCCTCAAGGAGTCTTGGCTGTGAAGCCGCTTCAGGAAAAGTACGCAAAGGCCATACAAGATGGCGATTACATTAAGGCTACCGAG ACCCGCAATACATTATTGGATAAGATTGAAATTGGAACTGGCCAGAAACAGTCGTACAACGTTCTGAAGGACTACATCGACGTGTTAAACTTCCAAGTGTTCGTGACGTCACCTCCTGTCAGGGCAGCCCTGCATGTGGGGAACGCCAATTTTGATTTTCGCCACGGGTCCGCGAATACGATGCTTCGGCAAGATTTTCTAGTCAGTCTCACAGCAAAAGTAGAAAAGCTACTGGAGCATTACAGGATATTGATTTATTG CGGTCAGTTAGATCTGACAGCGCCGTGCGTGATGAACGCAGAAGCCCGCAGGCAGCACTGGCGCTGGAGTGGCCGCCAGGCTTTCTTGAACGCGCCGCGGACACCTTGGTCTCATAACGGAACCGTCGCAGG ATACGTGAAAAGTGGCGGGAATTTCACCGAAGTACTTGTACGTGGTGCCGGGCACTTGGTGCCGATGGACAAACCTTTCGAGACCCTGGAGCTGATCTCTTCTTTCGTCGAAGGTCGGCAGTTACCATTAATACCTGTTTTAAACTATATACAACTCGACACCCCTCCACTCGAAGAAGATACGATTTACAATAAGGTTTATAACAGTAAAGGGTTAGTCGCTAGTATCGTTCTCAATGTCTTCTTCGTGGTAATTATTGCACTTGGTGTAGTGTACGTCATCAGGTGGCGGAGACGTCACAATAATTACTTAAACGCAATGATCGATAACTCGAGTCTCAGCGATGGAATCCTCACTATGGAATGA
- the LOC135087630 gene encoding vitellogenic carboxypeptidase-like isoform X2, translated as MVATWIPLIFPLILFSFSILSTGADDCGCLKLTPFIKNGSTELARTLSRVDPSQFLNVTSHSGFLTVNEEYDSNIFFWFFPHKEAARRPWMIWLQGGPGCSSLYGLFHIIGPFHIVDEELHPRNVTWASDYSLLFVDNPVGAGYSYTKDKRGLTTNEDQVGEQLYDFLVQFLKIFPEMRKAPLFIAGESYAGKYVPAFGIQIHRHRYSTNETINFKGMSIGNGLIDPRSQMNYTELCGVMGIVEGVDLIKLKQIETDVVRFIDAGRMIDAANKFNETIEFIKEKSGVNIFNFNRNPSKGAPEYEAFLNRSEVQRAIHVGNVVHTFNNQTVYQSMLPDIMNTTRPFLEELLEHYGVLSYSGQLDVILPYGLSKHLYDVLEWSGRDEYTVAPRECVRLSKDGPIAAYKKSGGNFVEVLIRLAGHMVPNDQPYVARHMIRSFINQFKN; from the exons ATGGTGGCCACATGGATTCCTTTGATTTTTCCATTAATTTTGTTCAGCTTCAG CATTCTATCAACCGGCGCAGACGACTGCGGTTGCCTGAAACTTACCCCGTTCATAAAGAATGGCAGCACAGAACTGGCCCGAACTCTATCGCGCGTAGACCCATCCCAGTTTCTGAATGTAACCAGCCATTCGGGTTTCCTCACCGTCAACGAGGAGTATGATTCGAATATTTTCTTCTGGTTCTTCCCTCATAAGGAGGCCGCGAGGAGACCTTGGATGATCTGGCTGCAAGGCGGGCCAGGGTGTTCGTCTCTGTACGGGTTATTTCACATTATAGGCCCGTTTCATATCGTGGATGAAGAGC TACACCCTCGGAATGTAACGTGGGCGAGTGATTACTCGCTGCTGTTCGTCGACAATCCAGTGGGTGCGGGATACAGCTACACAAAAGACAAGCGAGGTCTCACGACAAACGAGGACCAA GTTGGCGAGCAGTTGTACGATTTTCTGGTCCAGTTCCTGAAAATCTTCCCAGAGATGAGAAAAGCCCCGCTTTTCATCGCCGGAGAGTCGTACGCCGGCAAATACGTCCCTGCCTTCGGTATTCAGATCCACAGACATAGATACAGTACTAATGAGACTATCAATTTCAAG GGTATGAGTATAGGCAACGGATTAATAGATCCACGGAGTCAGATGAATTACACTGAGCTGTGTGGCGTTATGGGTATCGTGGAAGGCGTAGACCTCATCAAACTGAAGCAAATAGAGACAGATGTTGTTAGGTTCATAGACGCGGGAAGAATGATCGATGCTGCTAAC AAATTCAACGAAACAATAGAATTTATAAAGGAGAAAAGTGGCGTCAACATCTTCAACTTTAACAGAAACCCCAGTAAAGGGGCGCCGGAGTACGAAGCGTTTCTCAACAGGTCAGAGGTCCAGAGGGCGATCCACGTGGGCAACGTCGTCCACACCTTCAACAACCAGACTGTGTACCAGAGCATGCTGCCGGATATCATGAACACGACCAGACCGTTCCTCGAAGAGCTGCTGGAGCATTATGGGGTGTTGTCCTACAG CGGGCAGTTGGACGTCATCTTGCCCTACGGCTTGTCCAAGCACCTGTACGATGTGCTAGAGTGGTCGGGTAGAGATGAGTACACGGTGGCGCCGCGGGAATGCGTCCGTCTATCGAAGGACGGCCCCATTGCTGC tTATAAGAAATCAGGCGGTAACTTCGTTGAGGTGCTGATCCGACTGGCCGGCCATATGGTCCCCAACGACCAGCCTTACGTGGCCAGACATATGATAAGATCATTCATTAATCAGTTCAAAAATTAA
- the LOC135088133 gene encoding venom serine carboxypeptidase-like produces MLIYMMITFQGISIGNGLIDPRNQVAHSELCSLLGLLGIDDCHRLLKIERECIAYLDRGRMIDAANKFNESIEFIKAKSGVNIYNLDKDPMSTAFPLEAFVNRADVRGWIHVGETTFNLNNQHVYNKMLPDFMNTTRPFVEELLEHYGVLCYSGQLDVILPYALSKRVYSQLRWSRRKQYEDAPRMRLRKSSNGAVVAYRQSGGNFVDVVIRHAGHMVPSEQPELFRFVLKAFIEEFK; encoded by the exons ATGCTCATTTATATGATGATAACATTCCAGGGCATATCGATAGGCAATGGCCTGATCGACCCAAGGAACCAGGTCGCTCACAGCGAGCTCTGCAGCCTTCTTGGTCTATTGGGAATCGACGATTGTCACAGGCTGCTGAAAATAGAGAGAGAATGTATTGCGTATTTGGACAGAGGCAGGATGATCGACGCTGCTAAT AAATTCAACGAGTCAATAGAATTTATAAAAGCCAAGAGCGGCGTCAACATCTACAATCTGGATAAGGATCCGATGTCCACTGCCTTCCCATTGGAGGCGTTTGTGAACCGCGCGGATGTGCGCGGGTGGATCCACGTGGGTGAAACTACCTTCAATCTGAACAATCAGCACGTGTACAACAAGATGCTGCCCGACTTCATGAACACCACCAGGCCGTTTGTGGAGGAGCTCTTGGAACATTACGGGGTGTTGTGTTATAG TGGTCAACTGGACGTCATCCTGCCGTACGCTCTGTCCAAGCGAGTGTACTCACAGCTGCGCTGGTCGCGGCGCAAGCAGTATGAGGACGCGCCGCGGATGCGCCTGCGCAAGTCCAGCAATGGAGCAGTTGTTGC CTACCGGCAAAGCGGCGGCAACTTCGTAGACGTGGTGATCCGACACGCGGGCCACATGGTGCCGAGTGAGCAACCTGAGCTCTTCCGATTTGTGCTGAAGGCGTTCATAGAAGAGTTTAAATGA
- the LOC135087630 gene encoding vitellogenic carboxypeptidase-like isoform X1, with product MLVIKLRIGFTPLRIGSIDSLLLFVTIKLKFVTNCSILSTGADDCGCLKLTPFIKNGSTELARTLSRVDPSQFLNVTSHSGFLTVNEEYDSNIFFWFFPHKEAARRPWMIWLQGGPGCSSLYGLFHIIGPFHIVDEELHPRNVTWASDYSLLFVDNPVGAGYSYTKDKRGLTTNEDQVGEQLYDFLVQFLKIFPEMRKAPLFIAGESYAGKYVPAFGIQIHRHRYSTNETINFKGMSIGNGLIDPRSQMNYTELCGVMGIVEGVDLIKLKQIETDVVRFIDAGRMIDAANKFNETIEFIKEKSGVNIFNFNRNPSKGAPEYEAFLNRSEVQRAIHVGNVVHTFNNQTVYQSMLPDIMNTTRPFLEELLEHYGVLSYSGQLDVILPYGLSKHLYDVLEWSGRDEYTVAPRECVRLSKDGPIAAYKKSGGNFVEVLIRLAGHMVPNDQPYVARHMIRSFINQFKN from the exons atgctAGTTATTAAATTAAGAATTGGTTTTACCCCATTGCGTATTGGGTCAATAGACTCATTACTTTTATTTGTGACcataaaattaaagtttgtgACTAATTGCAGCATTCTATCAACCGGCGCAGACGACTGCGGTTGCCTGAAACTTACCCCGTTCATAAAGAATGGCAGCACAGAACTGGCCCGAACTCTATCGCGCGTAGACCCATCCCAGTTTCTGAATGTAACCAGCCATTCGGGTTTCCTCACCGTCAACGAGGAGTATGATTCGAATATTTTCTTCTGGTTCTTCCCTCATAAGGAGGCCGCGAGGAGACCTTGGATGATCTGGCTGCAAGGCGGGCCAGGGTGTTCGTCTCTGTACGGGTTATTTCACATTATAGGCCCGTTTCATATCGTGGATGAAGAGC TACACCCTCGGAATGTAACGTGGGCGAGTGATTACTCGCTGCTGTTCGTCGACAATCCAGTGGGTGCGGGATACAGCTACACAAAAGACAAGCGAGGTCTCACGACAAACGAGGACCAA GTTGGCGAGCAGTTGTACGATTTTCTGGTCCAGTTCCTGAAAATCTTCCCAGAGATGAGAAAAGCCCCGCTTTTCATCGCCGGAGAGTCGTACGCCGGCAAATACGTCCCTGCCTTCGGTATTCAGATCCACAGACATAGATACAGTACTAATGAGACTATCAATTTCAAG GGTATGAGTATAGGCAACGGATTAATAGATCCACGGAGTCAGATGAATTACACTGAGCTGTGTGGCGTTATGGGTATCGTGGAAGGCGTAGACCTCATCAAACTGAAGCAAATAGAGACAGATGTTGTTAGGTTCATAGACGCGGGAAGAATGATCGATGCTGCTAAC AAATTCAACGAAACAATAGAATTTATAAAGGAGAAAAGTGGCGTCAACATCTTCAACTTTAACAGAAACCCCAGTAAAGGGGCGCCGGAGTACGAAGCGTTTCTCAACAGGTCAGAGGTCCAGAGGGCGATCCACGTGGGCAACGTCGTCCACACCTTCAACAACCAGACTGTGTACCAGAGCATGCTGCCGGATATCATGAACACGACCAGACCGTTCCTCGAAGAGCTGCTGGAGCATTATGGGGTGTTGTCCTACAG CGGGCAGTTGGACGTCATCTTGCCCTACGGCTTGTCCAAGCACCTGTACGATGTGCTAGAGTGGTCGGGTAGAGATGAGTACACGGTGGCGCCGCGGGAATGCGTCCGTCTATCGAAGGACGGCCCCATTGCTGC tTATAAGAAATCAGGCGGTAACTTCGTTGAGGTGCTGATCCGACTGGCCGGCCATATGGTCCCCAACGACCAGCCTTACGTGGCCAGACATATGATAAGATCATTCATTAATCAGTTCAAAAATTAA
- the LOC135087628 gene encoding uncharacterized protein LOC135087628, whose translation MPARDHRLSIEKRNHPFNPDVDPCPRCRKTGHILRNCPQPDQRTCFKCGKQGHIATRCSSQTTRPTNLELDSGIKEIKMVQNYNNAYKKVAKVNGAYVKAYLDTGSQVNVLSIQVSRLLDLKVIPTDVTLKGFSGGMITSRGVVEFLLEIDGIQTRCKAHLTDTNMDGINLLIGQPVINAEGITMVVCNGTVTLKEDTDFLKQMDVSEDCSRFEVVTASEECLPPGTSIIKVNVLGNTDNNDVITKPRHFELQDVSYSLPATLLRGGTGYIKVVNTGAEEIKWQPGEVLARADTCEAPPPSDAQDGRL comes from the exons ATGCCAGCCAGAGACCACCGGCTATCGATAGAGAAGAGAAACCATCCATTTAACCCCGATGTTGACCCGTGCCCAAGATGCAGAAAGACCGGCCACATACTGCGAAATTGCCCTCAACCTGATCAGCGTACTTGCTTCAAATGTGGCAAGCAGGGCCACATTGCCACGCGGTGCAGCTCTCAGACTACGAGACCTACAAACTTAGAACTCGACTCCGGTATCAAAGAAATCAAGATGGTGCAAAACTACAACAATGCATACAAAAAGGTGGCTAAAGTTAACGGTGCTTACGTCAAAGCGTATTTGGATACAGGAAGTCAAGTAAATGTCCTTTCCATACAAGTGTCGCGATTGTTGGACCTTAAAGTTATTCCAACGGACGTAACACTGAAAGGGTTCTCCGGAGGTATGATTACCAGTCGTGGGGTAGTTGAATTCCTGTTAGAAATCGATGGAATACAAACCCGTTGTAAGGCTCACCTTACCGACACCAACATGGATGGCATTAACCTACTCATTGGCCAACCAGTCATTAATGCCGAAGGAATAACGATGGTTGTCTGCAACGGTACAGTAACACTTAAGGAAGATACTGACTTTTTGAAGCAAATGGATGTTTCTGAAGACTGTTCGAGATTTGAAGTAGTCACCGCTAGCGAAGAATGTCTACCGCCTGGCACTTCCATAATCAAGGTTAACGTGCTTGGTAATACAGACAACAACGATGTCATCACGAAGCCTCGCCACTTCGAATTACAAGACGTTTCTTATTCGTTGCCGGCGACCCTCCTCCGTGGTGGTACGGGATACATCAAGGTCGTCAACACTGGAGCGGAGGAGATCAAGTGGCAGCCAGGCGAGGTGCTTGCGAGAGCTGATACTTGCGAGGCGCCACCACCATCAGATGCTCAG GATGGCCGACTGTAA
- the LOC135087631 gene encoding vitellogenic carboxypeptidase-like, giving the protein MAHLSYYNILIFNILHLTYCETFGGTILTPYIQNGSYSMARKLSTVDSKNFLGIKSHSGFMTVKKEYDSNIFFWYFPHERSAEKPWVIWLQGGPGFSSLVGLFHGVGPLKIEDSKVNLQKGTWANDYSLLFVDNPVGAGFSYTRDDRGYTSGQDEIGEQLLEFLVQFLQVFSELQDAPLFIAGQSYSGKYVPTLGLYIHRYRSKGGRINLKVCRIIDHSFIVVLTLVSSAIMLQMDSYYNL; this is encoded by the exons CATCCTTCATCTGACATATTGTGAAACTTTTGGAGGCACAATCTTGACACCTTACATACAAAATGGCAGTTATTCTATGGCAAGGAAGTTATCCACAGTTGACTCCAAGAACTTTTTGGGCATCAAGAGTCATTCAGGGTTCATGACGGTGAAAAAGGAATACGATTCCAATATTTTCTTCTGGTACTTCCCCCACGAGAGGTCGGCAGAGAAGCCATGGGTAATTTGGCTGCAGGGAGGACCAGGGTTTTCGTCGCTCGTCGGACTCTTTCATGGTGTGGGACCTTTGAAGATTGAGGACTCTAAAG TAAATCTACAAAAAGGAACGTGGGCAAATGACTATTCTCTGCTATTTGTGGACAATCCTGTAGGCGCCGGCTTCAGCTATACGCGCGACGACAGAGGCTATACGAGTGGGCAAGACGAA ATCGGTGAACAGCTGCTAGAGTTCCTGGTCCAGTTCCTCCAAGTGTTCTCAGAACTGCAGGATGCGCCCCTATTCATCGCAGGGCAGTCTTACTCAGGAAAATATGTGCCGACTCTAGGACTCTACATCCACAGATACAGGAGTAAAGGGGGACGCATCAATTTGAAGGTATGCAGGATCATTGACCACTCTTTTATCGTGGTATTGACCTTAGTAAGCAGTGCCATAATGCTTCAGATGGATAGTTATTATAACCTGTAG